The following are from one region of the Salvia splendens isolate huo1 chromosome 2, SspV2, whole genome shotgun sequence genome:
- the LOC121770975 gene encoding zinc finger protein 10-like has translation MEEARYWMWAKTKPELAAYGDSWEEQAFAEDAAGALGGCVWPPRSYSCSFCRRDFRSAQALGGHMNVHRRDRARLKQSPNPTVAEIAPQNPTQICTFLFNNPNPNPNQFPDSVPFVSPIPHVIRVCSPPIEEKNNTLTLRFLSSNVGKGEKDDKPPSWSSFLSEKRVDSIRNSEKNPAAADPDSRAEREDCVTEDLSMGLNLGGRRRQSNDEEVASCKRRRIEEKPLSSLSVVERCLPQPEVLKAGGGGDELDLELRLGDAPKVK, from the coding sequence ATGGAGGAGGCAAGATATTGGATGTGGGCTAAAACGAAACCCGAATTAGCGGCCTACGGCGACTCCTGGGAGGAGCAGGCCTTTGCAGAAGACGCGGCCGGGGCACTTGGAGGCTGCGTTTGGCCGCCGAGATCTTACTCTTGCAGCTTCTGCAGAAGAGATTTTAGATCAGCTCAAGCTCTTGGAGGCCACATGAATGTCCACAGGAGAGATAGGGCAAGATTGAAACAATCTCCGAACCCTACCGTAGCCGAGATTGCACCTCAAAACCCTACTCAGATATGCACCTTCTTGTTCaataaccctaaccctaaccctaatcaatTTCCTGATTCTGTTCCTTTCGTTTCCCCAATTCCACATGTGATTAGGGTTTGTTCTCCTCCTATTGAGGAGAAAAATAACACATTAACCCTTCGTTTCCTCTCTTCCAACGTTGGAAAGGGCGAAAAGGACGATAAGCCTCCCTCGTGGTCGAGTTTTCTCTCTGAGAAACGGGTGGATTCGATCAGGAATAGCGAGAAGAATCCTGCAGCTGCTGATCCAGACTCGAGGGCTGAGCGGGAGGATTGTGTGACAGAGGATTTGTCGATGGGTTTGAATTTGGGAGGTCGCAGGAGGCAGTCGAACGACGAGGAAGTGGCTAGTTGTAAAAGGAGGAGGATCGAAGAGAAACCGTTGAGTTCCTTGAGTGTGGTTGAGAGATGTCTTCCTCAACCGGAGGTGTTGAAGGCTGGTGGTGGGGGTGACGAGCTGGATCTCGAGCTCAGGCTTGGCGATGCTCCAAAGGTGAAGTGA